In the genome of Sphingobacteriales bacterium, the window GGCATCGGTCCAGGTAACTGTTCCGCCACCGGGAGAATCTGGTACACGGTTATGGTAGAGGTTCCTGTCAAAAACAAGGATACCACTGCTTCCCGGACCGCCCAGAAATTTGTGTGGGGAAAAATAAATGGCATCAAATTTTTCTTCCGGTTTATCCGTGTGCATGCGAATGTCAGCATAAGGTGCGGAACACGCATAATCGACAAAACAATAACCTCCGATCTGATGCATATAAACGGCTATTTCACGACAACAGGGTTGAATACCGGTTACATTGGAACAGGCTGTGATGGCCGCATATTTTACCATCCGATCTTTATATTTTTCGGCAGTTTCCCTGAATTTTTCAAAACAAACCAGTCCGTTATCATCTGGAGGAATCACCACTACATCTGCTATGGTTTCCTGCCATGAAGTATGATTGCTGTGATGTTCCATGTGTGTTACAAATACTACAGGTCTTTCATTCTCAGGGATTTGTATTTTTTCTAACCATTGGTCGGGAATTCTGAGTCCCAGAATACGCTGAAACTTATTGACTACCCTTGTCATGCCTGATCCGTAGGAGAGCACAATGTCATTCGGCCCGGCATGAACATGCTCCTTGATGATTTGTTTTGCCTGCTGATAAGCATAAGTCATCAATGTACCGGTTGCAGAGCTTTCGGTGTGAGTATTAGCTACAAAAGGGCCTATTTCTTCAGAAATAAGTTTTTCAATGGGTTTATACAGACGTCCGCTGGCTGTCCAGTCAGCATAAATGAGGTTTATTTTTCCGTAAGGTGTCCTCAGTTTTTGCTTATATCCAATGATATTTTTTCGAAAGGGTTTGAAATAGGCTTCCAGGCTGGTTAATTCCTTTTCTTTACTCATATTCGGCTTTCAGATTATCTGGCAAAAGTAAGCAGAATTTACATCAGACTAAACGATTACACCTGAGCTATACCTGATGTATAAATAACTGATAATCAAATTTAATTTAAAATACCGGCTTTGATGTTTAAAAACAGTAAAGTTGACATATTGCAAAAAATAAATATTTATGTAATTTTGCAGCAGAAAAAAAGATTAAAAAAATACATCCATGAAAGTAACCATAGTCGGTGCAGGTAATGTAGGAGCAACCTGCGCAAAAGTACTTGCTAACAATGAGGTAGCAGATGACATCATACTGATTGATATCAAAAAAGGTATTGCCGAAGGGAAAGCCCTCGACATGTGGGAAACCTCTCCGATATTATTGTATGATACCAAAACCACAGGTTATACAAACGATTATGCCAAGACTTATGATTCTGAGGTGGTAGTCATCACGTCAGGTGTTCCGCGTTCCCCCGGCATGAGCCGTGACGACCTGATTTCCATCAATGCCAAGATTGTCAAGGAAGTTACCGAGCAGGTAATCCGTTATTCACCCCGGGCAAAAATTATTGTCGTTTCCAATCCACTCGATGTCATGACCTATACAGCTTACCTGGCTGCACGTGTTCCCTCAAAACGGGTATTTGGCATGGCAGGAGTGCTCGATACGGCTCGTTTCAAATCGTTCATTGCACTGGAGCTCAATGTTTCACCAAAAGAAATCAACTCAGTTTTAATGGGCGGGCATGGCGATACCATGGTGCCTTTACCCAGATACACTACTGTTGGAGGTATTCCCATCACTGAACTGATGTCGGAGGGACAAATCAATGCCATTGTTGACCGTACTGTAAACGGAGGTGCCGAACTGGTAAACCTGATGGGTACTTCTGCCTGGTATGCTCCGGGTGCTGCTGCTGCCCTCATGGTTGAAACCGTGCTCAGAAACCAAAGGCGTATTCTTCCTGTGAGTGCCTGGTTGCAGGGCGAATATGGTATTCAGGATATTTATTTTGGTGTTCCGACCGTCCTTGGCAGAAATGGGGTTGAGGAAATTATTGAATTAAAACTGAATAAGAAAGAAATGGAGCTGGTGAAAAAATCAGCTGAAGCAGTGAAAACCCTGCACCGTGTGCTCGATGGCATGAAATTATTCTGAAATCTTTTTTATTTCCCCGAAATTCCACTGTTTTAAAGGAATGTGAATATCTGAACAACTTTTGTTCAATCGTTTTGCCTTATGTTCGCCTCTCGTTAAAAGCAGGAATAATAATAAATAACAATAGTTTTGGACGAAATGGATGTATCGGGCGAAAGCAGTTTTAATAACAAAGAAAAAGAAGCGGAAAAGACTGAGATTTCAGGTATAAACAAGCCGGGAACACTGGCAACAGTCGGGGAGCTGTATAAAGACTGGTTTCTTGATTATTCCTCTTATGTCATTCTTGAGCGTGCTGTCCCTGCACTCGAAGATGGTTTGAAGCCTGTTCAGCGAAGAATACTTCATGCCATGCAGGAAACTGATGACGGAAGATTTAACAAAGTTGCCAACATCATCGGAAATACCATGCAATATCATCCGCATGGAGATGCTTCTATATCAGATGCTATCATCAATCTCGGACAAAAAAATCTGCTGATAGAAACGCAGGGGAACTGGGGTGATGTCGTTACAGGAGATGCTGCAGCTGCTTCACGTTATATTGAAGCACGTTTATCGAAATTTGCCAAAGAGGTGGTCTTCAATCCTGAAACTACTGTTTGGCAACTCTCCTATGATGGAAGAAAAAAAGAGCCTGTTCACCTGCCGGTCAAATTCCCGTTGTTGCTTGCTCTTGGAGCCGATGGCATTGCAGTCGGTTTATCAACCAAAATATTGCCCCATAATTTTATTGAACTCATTAAAGCCTCCATTGCCTACCTGAGAGGCCGCGAATACGAACTCCTTCCGGATTTCCCAACCAATGGCATGGCCGATTTTACCAGCTACAACCAGGGAAGAAGGGGAGGGAGAGTACGTATCCGTTCCAAAATTGAAATTGTGGATAAAAAAACACTGGCTATCCGCAATGTTCCGTTTTCTGTTACTACCGGACAGCTTATAGAATCCATCATTAAAGCCAATGAAAACGGTAAGATAAAAATCAAGCAGGTAATCGACAATACCGCCCGGGACGTGGAAATTCTTGTAGAGCTGCAAAAAGGGATTTCCCCCGATGTAACCATCGATGCCTTATATGCCTTTACCGATTGTGAAATTTCCATTTCTCCCAATGCTTGCTGTATTTTTCAGGATAAGCCGAGGTTCATGAGCGTCAATGAGATACTTGAATACTCGACCAACCGCACTGTAGATTTGCTCAGGCAGGAACTTGAGATAAAAAAGTTTGCTCTTCTTGAAAAATGGCACTTTTTATCACTGGAAAAGATTTTTATTGAAAAAAGAATATACCGGAAAATTGAGGAATGTACAACATGGGAAGCAGTACTTGAAGCCATCGATAAGGGGCTGCAACCCTACATACGTCACCTGAAACGCGAGGTAACACAGGATGATATTGTACGTCTGACAGAAATTAAAATCAAGAGAATTTCAAAATATGACAGTTTTAAGGCTGATGAATCTTTAAAAGATATTGAAAATCAGCTTGCTGAAACAGAGTATCACCTGAATCATCTCATCGACTATGCAGTGGCATATTTTGAAGAGCTGCTGAAAAAATACGGAAAAGGAAAGGAAAGGAAAACAGAAATAAGGACTTTCGATACCATTGAAGCTAAAAATGTAGCTGCACCCAGTAAAAAGCTGTATGTCAACAGGGAAGAGGGATTTTTTGGCTTCGGGCTTAAAAAAGAAGAACCGGTGGGCGAGTGTTCCGACCTTGACGATATCATTACTTTCCGCAGGGATGGAAAATATTCGGTTCAGAAAGTTGATGAGAAGGTTTTTGCCGGAAAAGACATCATGCTGATTGATGTTTTCAGGAAGGATGATGAAAGGAGGACTTACAATCTCGTTTATCTTGATGGAAAGACAAAAAATGCCATGGTGAAACGTTTTAAAGTTACTTCCATCACCAGAGACAAAATTTATGATGTAACCAAAGGGAATCCGGGTTCAAGAATTTTATATATCACTGATAATCCGATGGGTGAAACCGAGGTCATCACCGTTTATCTTACCCAGGGTTGTAAGGCCAGAAAAAAAATATTTGATTTTGATTTTGCCTCAATTGAAATAAAAAACAAAGGCTCACAAGGTAACATTCTCACCCGTTATCCCATCAGAAGGATTGTGCAGAAATCGGTTGATACGTCAAATGTCATCAGCATTGATGTGTGGTACGATGAATATGTCGGGAAACTTAACACCAAAGAAATAGGCAGGCATCTCGGAAAATTTACCCCTGAGGATTTAATCATTTCAATAACCAACGATGGCTATTATGAAATCAAGCCTTTCGACCTGAACATCCGCTTTGATATTGATAAAGTGATATTTGTGGAAAAATTTATCCCTGAACGTCCATTGACAATAGTTTATTATCATGGCGAGGTAAAAACATGGTTTGCAAAGAGATTTATTATCGAAACCCTGAGAAACAACACCCCATACAGAATAGTTCCGGAACACAGGGATTCCAAAATTCAGTTTGCTTCTTATGGCGATCGTACAATCATCAAAATCAATACAGTAAATAAAAAATCAGAACAGAAAAGCAGCGAAACCATTGAACTTTCTGAAAGCATCGAACTGATGAAGTGGAAAGCAATCGGCAAGAAACTCCATAAAGATCAGATTTTATCAGTAAAACTGGTGGACATTATTTTTGAAGAAAATACTGAGAATGAAGAGGTTGTTGACGAAAACCCCGTTGAAACAGAGGTAGCTAAACAGGAAGAACCTGACTCCGGAAAAAGCGGAAGGCAAATGCTTGGGGAACAATTAAGCTTGTTTTAGTCAGCTTTGATTTTCTCAGAGAGATAGATCCACTTGAATACCATCACCAAAGGGATTTGGAAATATTCTGATGCCCTATTTATTTTTAAAATAATCCGATTGCGGGTAAAGGATTGCGGGTTCTGTGATACATCTTGCGGCTTCCGGATTACTGGCTTGTTTGCCCATAGAGAAGACCATTAATGCATACTTCATGACTGCCTGCTTTTAGTGTTAAGATATTATTAAATTTTTCTGACAGGCCAATAAGACTGATCAGTTTGCCGGAATATCGAAAAATCATTTATGTTTAACTCTGATATTGATGCGGAATTTTGGTTAAAAATACCTGAAGAAGTCCTGAAGGGATGCTATGATGGTAACATTTTCCAATAATCTTTTTGAGATGTATCTTCAGATTAGTTTAAATTAGAATAACTTTGCTGCAATTTTTAAAACCAACATATCAGCAGGGAATGAGCATAGAAGAAAGAAAACAGCAAATCATTGAAGAATTCAATGTTTTTGACGACTGGATGGACAGATACGACTATTTGATTGAAGAAGGAAAAAAGCTAAAACCACTTGATAACCAGTATAAAACAGACGAATTTCTGATAAAAGGCTGCCAGTCGAGGGTATGGTTGGTCGCTCAGTTGAATAAGGATGGTAAAATTGAATTTCAGGCTGATAGCGATGCCATCATCACCAAAGGAATGATTGCCCTGTTAATACGGGTGTATTCAAACCAGAAGCCGGAAGAAGTAGCCAAGGCTGATATAGCATTTCTGGATCAGATAGGGTTAAAAGATCAGCTGTCGCCCACACGCTCCAATGGTTTGCTTTCAATGGTCAGCCAGATGAGATTCTATGCCTCTGCATTTGCGGAAAAAAATCAGAGAAAATGATGAAAAAAGATGAACTGAAAGATAAAGTTACGGAAGTACTTAAAACTGTCTATGATCCCGAGATTCCGGTCAATATATATGAGCTTGGACTGATATACGAACTTCAGACTGACGATGAAGGCAAGGTAAAAATAATCATGACATTAACGGCTCCGGCCTGTCCGATTGCCGAGGATATTGTGAAAGAAGTCAGGGAAAAAGTTAGTGCATTGGAAGGAGTAACTGAAGCAGATGTTGAGCTGACTTTTGAGCCACCCTGGGACATGAGTAAGATGTCGCTGGAAGCCAAGATTGAACTGGGATTTATTTAGAAAGTCGCTTTCGGGGCTTTTCCCTTCCCCAGACTAACTTTGACATAATACCATCCGAAATTTAAAGAAAGCGATTGCATGGAAAGAGGATTGAAAAAGCCTGTGATGTTGTCGGTGATGACATAAAAATTAGAACCAAAAATACGCCAGGTGATGCCCGCACCAATCTTGGCATTGCCCCTCGAATTGAGTGTCATCGAGGTGGTAAAACTTAGAATATTCCCAAAACGATGCTGATAAAGCAGCGAATAGCTCATGTAATTGTAATACTTGTAAAAACGGTTGTAAAGAACAAAACCCAGCCGGTCATGTTGAGTCAGGTCGTAGGAGGCAGTCAGGTATAGTTTCGGATTCAGTCCTGTGGTAAAAGGCTCATAATTTTTTGAAAACCTGAATTTCTCCAGCAGGGTATCGGTCATTATTTTCAGAGTACTATCGCTGAAATTAAAGCTAAAGGTGGAGTCAATTTTAATCCCTTCAAATTTAATTTGTTGATTTTCAATAAAATATGACTTCGTATTTTTAGTCCAATGAATATAACCCAGGTCGAGAAGGCTTGCCGATAATTTGAGTTTATCGTTGAATTTGTAAGTTCCTCCTAAATCCAAACCCAATCCTCTGTTCCCGAAAGTCAGAACATCTTTTGCCGAATGGATGGATATACCATTGGTGTCAACAGGTGCGGCAATTTTTATTTTTAAGGAATAATCGGCTGTCAGCCAGTAGGTAGTAGTATCAACTTTTAAGGTGATATCAGAAGTGGCGGTTTTAAAATTCATGAGTCCCTGGAGGTATTTAACATGTGCTCCTAACGAAAATTTATCGGCAAAAGCACGACTCCAGCCGATAGCATATTCATTGTAATTGATAAAATCAACCCCCATGCCACTGAAATCGGCAAAAGAGCCGATAAACTGGGCATTTCCTTTCCATGCTATAGAAAAGAGATCACGGGGATAGCGGGCTTCAATCCATGTTTTATTGGTCAGAAAAAATGAAAAATAATTCTTTTTAATCTTTAAGGAAGTGGAGATAATCTCAAAATCAGATTCAAAGTTGACGAAATTAAGTCTGTCGAGTTTTGACAGAAAAATTCCGGGCGTTATGTATAAGGTATCATTGCTCCGATCTGCCATAATGTTTTTCAGAGAAAAATTCGTATTGTATTCTGTAAACCAGTTGGCCATGGGAATACCGAGCGTAAACCTGTATTCGGGATAAAGAGAAGGGTTTGATTGACCTGAAAGCGGAATGTGACTGATAAAATGACGGGTTATTCCCTGAGCATTCAGATTCAGGGAAAGAATGAAGAAGAGTAGAAATGCTGATAAATTCTTCAATATCAAATGTTTATAAGTCAATTTTAAGTTTAATGTAAATACTCGTGAAAATTTCAAGGCGATTGGAAGCATAGATTTTAACATTTACGTTTCCATTGTTCAGTGTGGATGCCTGCGCCCTGATAATAATTTTCTTAAAATCAGGATTGGCATCGAGAATATCTTTGTTTAAAGTAAAGCTAGTCAGGGCTTGAGAGGCTTTAATAACTTTGCCTGAATCATCTACCTGCCCCGACTTGATCAGCATGGATGAAGAGGTAACCAGCGAATCAAGGATATTGCGTGAAGTATCTGCAAGATAAAACTGAAGTCCGAAATCAATTGGAATTTCATTTTTGGAGAGCACATTGAGCTGAATATGCTCGATAATGCTCATATCAATGGAATCAAGATTGACATCAAATTCTACCCTGTAATCTTTTGCTTTGCCATAAAGTGGCAACTCAAGTACTATGTCGGCAGTGAGATAACTGCTGTCGGTGGCAAAATTGTTTCTGTTCTTACCTGTTGCATTGGTAGTGATGTCAAGGTCGGAAACAAAGTTAGAGGGAGCCATATTGGTCAGTTCCCTGACATTTGAATTCTGATAAGTAGCCAGAAACAAAGTATAGCTTTTCTTTCCTACCTCTTGTAAGGAAGGATAATTCAAATCGATGGGTGCTGACAAAACCGAGCCAGTCAGTTGTTTGGAATAAATACCACTTTGGGCAGAGATGTCAGGAGGTTGTATGCGGATGGGAATGCCGGCAGAATTGTTGAAATGAATATATATTTTTGGGTCAAAGAACTGTATCTTGTTGGCTTCTACATTTTTAAACAAATCAAGTAGCATGGAGTCAGGCGTATAAACTATGTTGTGAACACCCAGAAACCCTTCAATGTATGAGAATTCGATGTCATCAAAACTGATGCTGATATTGAAGGCATCTGTTTTCCGGATGTAATAGGAATTCGGGTTCAGTGTGATGATATAATTGACAATAATGGTATTTTCAGAAATCCCGCCTTTGGAAAGGTCGAAATAGCAACCGCTCAGGTCGAAGGTATCATAGGTGAAAGTTTCTCCGGCAGGTTGAAAAGAAAAAGCGACATTATGAATAAAATCACTTCCGTTTTTCAGTTTTGCATCATTGATTTTAATATCAATATCACCTGATTTTCTGAATGTTGACCTTAATCTGACAATTAATTTTCCCGACTTGATTTTAAGTTTTGTGATTTCTTCACCATTGTTGAAGTTAAAAACATGCTCTGTCTGATCAGATAAATAAACAGGTAAGGTAACCCTGACACTATCATTCGAAGTAGCGTATTTAAAAGGACCGGTAGTAAAGGTTTGCATGGGAACCCTGACATAATCCCGCAAATAGGCTTTGTAGGGATGTCCGTGATAGATAAGTCTCATGAATTTATCCGGATCAATTTGGGCGAGGCTGTCCTGATTGGCAAACCTTAGCATATCCATTAATGAAGCATTCACATGGGCCACAGGAACCGCAAATGCCGGATTATAAGGATCTTTGACTTTGATTTTCTTTATTCCCTTAAAATCATCGAGACATGAAGCCAGAAGCAGGGGAATAATCAGCATTAAAACAACCGGAGCACCAATATTTTTAAGTGCTGAGAATTTTTTTTGTTTATCTGACATCAGCTGTATTTATGACGCTATTTTTGAAGGCAATAAAAATACCAAAAGAAATCAGGGAAGTTGATATATCTTCGCTTTTGACAATTAATGACTCTATGAAAAAAAATTTCACCTTTATTTTATCAGGATTATTGTACCTGCATTTTGCTCAGGCACAGGAGATAACCATCCTTCAGGCAAGGAAGAAGGCAGAAGGGGATACTGTGGTCATCAGGGGTATTATTACTGCTGATGAATTTGGGAATCAGAAATATTTACAGGATCCAACCGCTGGAATTGCCATATATTCTGATCTTACGGCAGGTTTGGTGAAAGGGGATAGTGTTATGATCAGCGGGATTATCAAAAACTATTACGGAGAACTGGAACTGAGTCCTGTGGTTTCTTTTCAGCTTATCAGCCAGGGGAATCAGCTCCCTTTGCCAAAGGTATTGAATTTTAATACCGGATTTACAGAAACTTATGCCGGACAACTGCTCAGGTTTAATGATGCAAACTTTACTGTTTCGGGAAGCTTTGAGGCTGGCACCAGTGGAAAAAACTATAAAATTTACCAGAATGGGGTGGAAAAAGAAGTCAGGATCAAGCCTCAAACCAATCTGCCGGGTAAAGCTATTCCATCCGGTAAGTTTGACATTATCGGAATCATGAGTCATTATAAAAGCGGAAGCACCGACATTTATCAACTCCTACCCAGAGGTTTCAGTGATATTATTATTCTGAAAGGTCCTGTCATAGAATCGGGGCCTGTTCAAAGTGATATTCAGCAAAATTCATTTACAGTTAGTTTTACTACCCGTGAAGCTGGAAATACGATAGTCCGGTATGGTTTGACCAAACAACTTGAACTTCCTGAAATCAGTAACCCGGTCGTGAAAACAATCCATGAAATGACATTGACAGGTCTTTCACCTGCTACCTTTTATTATGTGCAGGTTGCTTCAGTAAAGGGAAATGACACCTCTTTCAGCGGGATTTATTATTATTCTACTGCTTCCAATTCATCAGGTAAGATTAAGGTTTACTTCAACAATCCGGTCAATACTTCTTTTGCGAGCCTTAGTCAGGCAAAGTACCTGAACAAAAGCATTGACGATACACTGGTAGCTTATATCAACCGTGCTGAGCAAAGCATTGACATGGCTATTTATAATATTGATAATCAAAATCTTAGCAGTAATATTTCACAGGCACTGAATGCAGCATATCAAAGGGGAGTCAGGGTCAGAATAATAGGAGATGGAAGTACTACTAACAATGGTCTTAAAGAAATTTCGGGACCAATTGTCGTGAAAAGCCCTCAGGGTGCAAATTATGGAATCATGCACAACAAGTTTATCGTCATTGATGCAGAGCATTCCAACCCTGACAAATGTTTTGTCTGGACAGGTTCCACCAATCTGACTGACAATCAGATTCATAACGATCCGAACAACGTTATTGTAATAAATGATCAGGCTCTTGCAAGGGCTTATACCCTTGAATTTGAAGAAATGTGGGGATCAAAAACTGCCTATCCGAATGCAGTGAATGCAAAATTCGGGAAGTTTAAAACTGACAATACGCCTCATCTCTTCAACGTGGGTGGAACTACAGTCGAATTGTATTTCAGCCCGAGCGATCAGGTCAATACGCGGATTATTAATTTTCTGAAAACAGCAGAAGAAGATATTTATTTTGCCTTGTACACCTTTACCCGTACGGAAATTGCCAATCAGATCATATACAGGAAAAATGCAGGAGCCTATACCGCAGGTATTTTTGGTGATGTTGGGGGAAGTAGTTCTGCTGCTTATGATGTTTTACAGCCTGCCCTTGGCGACAGCCTGATAAAAGTTTACAGCAAAAGCAATATTTTTCACCATAAGTACTGTGTCATTGACCAAAGTAATCCTTACAGCGATCCACAGGTATTGACCGGCTCCCACAACTGGAGCAAATCAGCTGATGAAAGCAATGATGAAAATACCTTAATTGTTCATTCTCAGGAGGTAGCCAACTGGTATCTTCAGGAATGGGCACAACGCTTTATGGATGAAGGTGGAAAAGTATTTATTGGTTTTGAACCAATGGATCTGTCAATACCGACTTCCTTCTCTGCATGTATTTTCGGAAATAAACTGATGATTCATTCAAATTCAGCTGAAAGTGGGCAGTTTCAACTTAATTTATATGACCTGCAGGGTAAATTGGTTTTTCAGTCCGCCTTTGAAGTATCAGAAGGAAATACTGCCAGACAATTCATCCTTCCTGAACTATCTGGCAGTATATATTTACTTAATATTCAGAATCTTACATCATCATATCAGATAAAGCTTATCAGCAGGTAAGCTATTTGGTTGCTGCTTCAAGTCGTTTCATAATAGAGAAAATAAACAAAGCCGACAGGAGACAACAGGCAATGAAAATTGCCCATAGCTGCCAGAGTTCGAGTTTCCCCCAGAAAACACTGCCCACGACAAGGAGTTTGTTCCCGGTTGCCGTAGCCAGCAGCCAGCCTCCCTGCATCAGACCTTGAAAACGTGCAGGTGCAACCTTTGAAACAAAAGAAAGTCCCATCGGGCTAAGGAAAAGCTCTGCAACGGTCAGTACCAGATAGCTCGAAATAAGCCAGTAAGGAACTACCCTCGAAGAATCCGGAACCGGATTAAACTTGATATTGCCTGCTTCATCAACATATTGAAGGGTGTGAGGGCTGATCAGGTCGATACTGGCAATCAGAATAATGACAAAACCAATAGCGGCAATAATCATCCCGATACCAATTTTTCTCGGGGTGGTCGGTTCCTTGTCTTTCTTTTTCAACCAGGCAAATACTGCCATGACAGGAAATGTCAGCGAAACAATGAACAGCGGATTAAAGGACTGAAAAACTTCAGGAGCAATCGGATTTGAAGTGTTGTAACCTTTTATAAAATAATAGGTAAGAAATCCAAGACCGATAAACATAACTGCTCCGATAAGTTTAGTAGTCAGTTTTTTATTGAAAACAAGCAGGAGTAGCCCGGCAATAGCTCCAATAAATACAAGCAGTGATTCGAGATTGAAAAACAGAAAAGTAAAAGGCCCGACTTCCTTAACAGTATAATCTCTGGCGAAATAGGTGAGCGTTAATCCATTCTGATGGAAAGACATCCAGAAGAAAATCACCACGATAAACACAAGCAGTAGAGATGAAACTCTTGATCTTTCTTCTTTTGTGGAGGTTTGAAGAATCCATGCCACGAAAACGGCAAAAAGTCCGAAAGCGAAGGAAATGTCAATATTTTTTGAAGCGAGATAGATTAAAAAGGAAATGGCAACGCCAATAATCAGGGAGAGTATGATAGCAACAGGTTGCTTTTTCAAGTCGAACTGAGGAGCAGAAGCAGAGCCGGCTGCTTTTGAAGCCCTTTCTTTTCGAGGCAGATGCTTGTTAAAAATGATATAAACAAGTAGTGAAATTACCATTGCACCGGCAGCGATGGCAAAAGCATAATTATAACCACGAGAAAAAGCCTCGAGATATTGATCAGCAAAAGCAGATAAATCTGAAACAGCATGACCGCTTGCTTTATCGGCAGCCGTTTGAAGGGCATTCAGGTCGGCCAGTTCTCCTCTTTTAAAAGCATGGCATATAGCAGGAAGGCTTCCGTCATGAATAAAACCCTGTGTTTTAAGATACCAGTTACGGATACCGGTGGCGGCAAAAGGTGCAAAAAAGGCTCCCACATTGATTCCCATATAAAATATCATGTAAGCGGAATCTCTTAATGATGAATATTTAGGGTCATCATACATTTGCCCGACCACTGCCTGCAGGTTGCCTTTGAAAAGTCCGTTACCAAATGCAATGGTAAACAAGCCAATCAGTGTAAAGGTGAGTGACATTCCTGGAACAGAAACAATCACATAACCGGTAAACATAACGATAATACCAATCAAAATGACCAGTTTATACCTGTTTGTAGCATCGGCAATAATGCCACCAACCAGGGCCAGCGCATAAATGGCAAAGTAGAACCAGCTGTAATAACTGCCAGCCTGCTCTTCACTTAGTCCGTATTTGGCCTGAAGAAATAAAACAAGTATGGCCATCATGGTATAAAAACCGAAGCGTTCGCCCATATTGGAAAAAAACGCTACCAATAGTCCTCTCGGATGATTTTTAAGCATAATTGTTTGATTTTTAATGGTGAATAATAACTTATCAGCGTTTGCAAAAATATGGTAAAAAATATTTTGCCAAATAAAAATTAATCTGGTGCAACCCGTCTGATATTTACTTGTCATTATCAGCAAAAAATCGAGATGAGAAAAATATTGTTTTTATTTTTGGCAGCTATCCTTTTTTTCGGCTTGCCTTTTAGCCTGCTGGCACAGAAATCTGATATTGAAACCATTTTTCAGAAAGGAAAAACCCATTACAATGCTTATG includes:
- a CDS encoding peptide MFS transporter, with translation MLKNHPRGLLVAFFSNMGERFGFYTMMAILVLFLQAKYGLSEEQAGSYYSWFYFAIYALALVGGIIADATNRYKLVILIGIIVMFTGYVIVSVPGMSLTFTLIGLFTIAFGNGLFKGNLQAVVGQMYDDPKYSSLRDSAYMIFYMGINVGAFFAPFAATGIRNWYLKTQGFIHDGSLPAICHAFKRGELADLNALQTAADKASGHAVSDLSAFADQYLEAFSRGYNYAFAIAAGAMVISLLVYIIFNKHLPRKERASKAAGSASAPQFDLKKQPVAIILSLIIGVAISFLIYLASKNIDISFAFGLFAVFVAWILQTSTKEERSRVSSLLLVFIVVIFFWMSFHQNGLTLTYFARDYTVKEVGPFTFLFFNLESLLVFIGAIAGLLLLVFNKKLTTKLIGAVMFIGLGFLTYYFIKGYNTSNPIAPEVFQSFNPLFIVSLTFPVMAVFAWLKKKDKEPTTPRKIGIGMIIAAIGFVIILIASIDLISPHTLQYVDEAGNIKFNPVPDSSRVVPYWLISSYLVLTVAELFLSPMGLSFVSKVAPARFQGLMQGGWLLATATGNKLLVVGSVFWGKLELWQLWAIFIACCLLSALFIFSIMKRLEAATK